In Etheostoma cragini isolate CJK2018 chromosome 9, CSU_Ecrag_1.0, whole genome shotgun sequence, the following are encoded in one genomic region:
- the lrrc8db gene encoding leucine rich repeat containing 8 VRAC subunit Db: protein MFSLTEVASLNDIQPTYRILKPWWDVFMDYLGIVMLMLAIFSGTMQLTKDQVVCLPIMEQTPEGAEGFFGPQPPEIVDSLWNKESAIGEQAAPLMARRPPNNIAPTVHFTQSGALGQPQPTGVRTKLDFQQYVFVNQMCYHVALPWYSKYFPYLALIHTIVLMVSSNFWFKYPKTSSKIEHFVSILGKCFESPWTTKALSETACEDSEENKQRLAGASSLLKHLSTCSEEGSPNQSAPMLTKPVLTFSAEKLVSEVPSMTILDKKDGEQAKALFEKVRKFRAHVEDSDLIYKLYAIQTVIKTVKFILILCYTMTFVASIEFDHVCEPEIKHLTGYTKFHCTHNMAFMLKKLLVSYIALICVYGIICIYTLFWLFRRPLKEYSFEKVREESSFSDIPDVKNDFAFLLHMVDQYDQLYSKRFGVFLSEVSENKLREISLNHEWTFEKLRQHVTHNSQEKLELHLFMLSGVPDAVFELTDLEILKLELIPEARITAKISQMINLQELHLYHCPAKVEQTAFIFLRDHLRCLHVKFTDVAEIPSWVYLLKNLRELYLVGNLNSENNKMIGLESLRDLRHLNLLHLKSNLTKIPTNITDLSPHLIKLVIHNDGTKLLVLNSLKKIMNLAELELLNCELERIPHAIFSLNNLQELDLKSNNIRTIEEIISFQHLKRLTCLKLWHNKIITIPLSISHVKNLESLYLSHNKLESLPSSLFTLPKLRYLDVSQNSIVVIPLEAGFLQNLQHFAITGNKVEVVPKQLFKCNKLRTLCLGHNCITSIPEKIGQLSQLTHLELKGNCLDRLPAQLGQCSLLHRSCLIVEDHLFDSLPMEAKEHMNQESSASFPNGCKCLSDGR, encoded by the coding sequence ATGTTCAGCCTCACGGAAGTAGCCTCCCTGAATGACATCCAGCCAACTTATCGAATACTGAAACCATGGTGGGATGTCTTCATGGATTATCTTGGTATTGTCATGTTGATGTTGGCCATATTTTCTGGAACAATGCAGTTAACTAAGGACCAAGTGGTTTGTCTTCCCATTATGGAACAAACTCCAGAGGGGGCTGAGGGCTTTTTCGGACCACAACCACCAGAAATAGTTGATAGTTTATGGAACAAAGAAAGCGCCATAGGAGAGCAAGCCGCTCCTTTAATGGCTAGAAGGCCTCCTAATAACATCGCCCCCACAGTTCACTTTACGCAGTCGGGTGCTCTTGGGCAGCCTCAGCCTACAGGTGTCAGGACTAAGCTGGATTTTCAGCAGTATGTTTTTGTCAATCAGATGTGCTACCATGTTGCTCTTCCTTGGTATTCCAAATATTTCCCATACCTGGCTCTAATTCACACCATTGTATTAATGGTCAGTAGCAACTTCTGGTTCAAGTACCCAAAGACAAGTTCCAAAATAGAACATTTTGTTTCGATACTGGGAAAATGTTTTGAATCGCCTTGGACTACCAAAGCACTGTCCGAGACTGCCTGCGAGGACTCGGAGGAGAATAAGCAGAGACTGGCTGGGGCCTCCTCCCTCCTGAAGCATCTGTCAACATGCAGTGAGGAGGGGAGTCCAAATCAGTCCGCCCCAATGCTGACTAAACCTGTGCTCACGTTTTCTGCTGAAAAGCTTGTGAGTGAAGTTCCCTCCATGACCATTCTGGACAAGAAAGATGGTGAGCAAGCAAAAGCCCTTTTTGAAAAAGTCCGGAAATTCCGTGCCCATGTGGAAGACAGTGACTTAATTTACAAGCTGTATGCCATTCAGACAGTcatcaaaacagtaaagtttattttgatCCTCTGCTACACAATGACTTTTGTTGCCTCTATAGAATTTGACCATGTGTGTGAGCCTGAAATAAAGCATTTGACTGGATACACAAAGTTCCACTGTACACACAACATGGCGTTCATGTTGAAGAAACTTCTTGTTAGTTATATTGCTCTTATATGCGTTTATGGCATAAtctgtatatacacactgttCTGGCTTTTTCGGAGACCACTTAAGGAGTATTCCTTTGAAAAAGTCAGAGAGGAGAGCAGCTtcagtgatattccagatgttAAGAATGACTTTGCATTCCTCCTCCACATGGTTGATCAGTACGACCAGCTGTATTCAAAGcgttttggtgtttttctctctgaggTGAGTGAGAACAAACTTCGGGAGATCAGCCTTAACCATGAGTGGACCTTTGAGAAGTTGCGGCAGCATGTGACGCACAATTCTCAAGAAAAGTTGGAACTCCATCTTTTCATGCTCTCCGGGGTGCCAGATGCTGTGTTTGAGCTCACTGATTTGGAAATCCTTAAACTAGAATTAATCCCAGAGGCCAGGATAACAGCTAAAATCTCACAAATGATAAACCTCCAGGAGCTGCACTTGTATCACTGTCCAGCCAAAGTTGAACAGACTGCTTTCATTTTTCTGCGTGATCATCTCCGGTGCCTTCATGTCAAATTCACAGATGTTGCTGAGATTCCAAGCTGGGTATACTTGTTGAAAAATTTAAGGGAACTGTACTTGGTTGGTAACCTGAActctgaaaacaacaaaatgatcgGACTCGAGTCTCTGCGAGACCTCAGGCACTTAAATCTTCTGCATCTCAAAAGCAACTTAACAAAAATCCCGACAAACATAACAGATCTGTCTCCACATCTGATCAAGTTGGTCATTCATAACGATGGAACAAAGCTCCTTGTTCTGAATAGtttgaagaaaataatgaaTCTTGCCGAACTGGAGCTTCTTAACTGTGAGCTGGAGCGAATCCCACATGCTATTTTCAGTTTGAACAACCTTCAGGAACTGGACCTAAAATCCAACAACATTCGTACCATTGAAGAAATCATCAGCTTCCAGCACCTTAAGAGACTGACATGCCTCAAACTTTGGCACAATAAAATCATCACCATTCCATTGTCAATTAGCCATGTCAAAAACCTTGAGTCGCTCTATCTCTCACACAACAAGCTTGAGTCTCTACCCTCATCGTTATTCACCCTTCCCAAGTTGAGGTACCTCGATGTTAGCCAGAACTCTATAGTGGTAATACCACTGGAGGCTGGCTTTCTGCAGAACCTCCAACATTTTGCCATTACCGGCAACAAAGTGGAGGTAGTTCCTAAGCAACTGTTCAAATGCAACAAACTGAGGACCTTATGTCTCGGTCACAACTGCATCACCTCCATTCCAGAGAAAATTGGCCAACTATCGCAGTTGACACATCTGGAACTGAAGGGAAACTGTCTGGATCGTCTTCCAGCTCAGCTTGGTCAGTGCAGCCTCCTGCACAGGAGCTGCCTGATTGTGGAGGATCATCTCTTTGACTCGCTCCCCATGGAGGCAAAAGAGCACATGAATCAGGAATCTAGTGCATCTTTTCCAAATGGGTGTAAGTGTCTAAGTGATGGACGGTAG